A window of Pyrus communis chromosome 3, drPyrComm1.1, whole genome shotgun sequence genomic DNA:
TTCTTGTTGGCGGTGATGGAGAAGATGGGATTTGATTCACGATGGACCCGTTTGATAATGGGTTGTATCTCTTCAGTAAATTTCGCTATTCTTCTCAATGGACATCCAGGTTCTAAGTTTGTTCCTGCGCGAGGTTTAAGGCAAGGAGATCCACTCTCGccatacttatttttattcgtCAGTGAAGTTTTTTACCTTATGCTCCAACAAGCCAATGATCGACAGTGGATTCAAGGTGTTCAGATGAATCTTGGTGGTCCGGTCTTCACACATGTTCTTTGCTGATAATACTTTGATCTTCCTTACGGCTACACATGAAAATTGTAGGCGCCTCATTCAGTTGATTGATCATTACTGTTTAGCGTCAAGACAACAGGTTAATAAATTGAAATACGGTGCTTTCTTTGCGGGTAATGTGCCAGAGGTTTTATCGCAGGAATTATCTGCCATTTTGGGAGTGGGGAAAGTTGGTGATCCGGGTTCCTATCTTGGTGTGCTTGCTATATGGGGTCGATCAAAGAAATGTGGATTGGCTTATGTGAAAGGTAGATTGTTGGGGAAACTTCAAGGGTGGAAGCAATCAATGCTGTCACAAGCGTGGAAGAGAGGTTCTGATTAAGGCGGTGGCGCAAGCAATCCCAACGTATCCGATGAATCTTTTCAAATTCACTATTACGTTCTGTCATGAATTAGATTCTCTAATTTCTCAATTTTGGTGGGGGCAAAAAGGTAGTGAGAAGCGAATTCATTGGGTTTCCAAGGAGAGGTTATGCAGATCGAAGTCTGACGACTGGCTTGGTTTCCGAAACTTTGAAAAGTTTAAGGATGCTCTTCTGGCAAAGCAATGTTGGAGATTGATAACTGAACCGAATACTTTGTGGCCGACAATTCTTAAAGCTAGATATTTTCCTAATTGTTCCTTTCTTGAAGCTAAGAGAGGCAGGAGAGCTTCCTGGCTTTGGTCTAGTTTATTGGTGGGAAGAGACATTCTGCTGAGGGGAGCTCACTGGCAAATAATGAATGATCGCGATGTTCGTGTTTGGATTGAGCGTTGGCTTCCGTCTCTCCCATTGAGTAGTGTGCCAGTTAAAACTCGGGGACTTGGGATATTTCATTCTTCAAACCTTTTCTGTCGCCGAGAGACTGATGCGATTTTAGAAACTCCCATTGGCAATCCATTGATTTGGGATTGACTAATATGGCCTCGTGAGAAAACTGGAATCTATTCGGTTCGCTCAGGTTACCATTGGACCATGGATGGGCAACGCTCCCACAGACCTCTCCTACCCTCTACTTCGGTCAACACACCACATTTTCTTTGGAAATGGCTATGGAGTATGGAGGCGTTACCAAAAATTAAGTGTTTTATGTGGAAGTCATTTAATGAGGCACTTGCTACCATGGAAAATTTATTCAAAAGACGATCCTCTTCATCTCCTATATGCCCTATCTGCAATGCTCAGGAGGAGACCATTGAGCATCTTCTCCTTCTGTGTTCGTGGGTTGAGTTACTATGGTTTGTGGGGTGCTTTGAGTCTGCGCATCCAACGTGAGGCGGTCACCACTTGGGTAAACTGGCTTTCGGATTGCTTGCAGGGGGCTCCAAGATCGAAGTTTGACAAGCGACGCTTCCTGTCTTATATTACTTTTACATGTTAGAATATATGGAAAACCCGCTGCAATTTCCTTTTCAACCATCAACCCATTTATCCCTCGAAGGTAGTCTTTGAAATTTCTAATTCTATCGGAACTTTTCTGCATGCTACTCAGGTAACTAGCTCTCAGACAACTGCTCCTCCATTATCGGTGGTACTTGTCACGTGGACTCCTCCAAGCCCAGGGTTTATCAAGCTTAATGTGGATGCTAGTTGGGAAGCGTCATTGGGCTCGGGTTTTGTTGGGGTGGTTGCACGAAACAATGCTGGGGGTTTTTTGGGTGCAGGTAGATATAGTGTGAAGGCTCAGAGTGTGGCTATGGCAGAGGCGTTGGCTGTTAAGATTGGATGTGAACTTGGTCATCAATTGGGTTGGCATTCTGTGGTTCTTGAACCTGACTCCTCTAAAACCATTTTAGCTTTGCGGGACTCGCCTTCCAAGGGCAGGTGGGAAGCTTTCCCTCTTCTTCAGCAGTGTATTCGCTTGGGAGATTCTTTCCATGTTTGTTGCTAGTCTTGGATTCCAAGATCAGCTAACAAGGCTGCGCACTTTTTGGCGTCGCGACGATGTCGGGAGATGAGCAATGGGGTTTAGGTTCACAGACCTCCATCTTCCTTGATTTATGTGCTTCGCAATGAGGGACTTCCTTGTCCACACTAGGTATCTCGAAGGGCAGTGTAGGGAGTGACATTTTAGCATCATATGGGACATCGGGATCCTTGTCTCTCCTTGCATTGCCTGTTTGTGGTGTAGTTTTTGCCTCTTTGCAGGCTTACTTGTACTCTTTTGGTTGTTATGCTCGTAAATCTTATCtagttttcccaaaaaaaaaaaaaaaaaaatagccacGTTTTTATTTAGCATGTTCATGGCCAGACGAAGTCAAATTACAAGCAGCCACACCAAACATTTGTATATTTCTTCCCAAAAATcactatttcaaattttcaagcaTGTTGCTAATTTTTCGTAGAACCGTCTCAGAAGTCGTTACTTTTACTGGTGTTGTTGAATGGCGGAAATAACTTCGTTAATGTAATGAAATTTTTTCCTCTCCTTGAGAAGGAGCTTTGCTAACTCAAGAGCTCGACGCTCACAACCCGCCCGCTTGCTGGCATCAGCTATTGACTCAAAATCTTCAACATGTGCAACTCCAAGGATTCGCCTgttaacaacaaaaataaaagcatTATTATCGAAATTAATTCAACAGTTTCTTGAAGcgctctgtgtgtgtgtgtttgtggtgttTGTTCTAGTAGGCCATCCTTCACCgtgaaatatttattttaattctcGTCTAGAAGCTCTTCCCTCTTGGTTTTAAAAGGACTACCGagttattaaaataaaaatctcataGAAGCTACGGATAAGAAGTTAAGAGACCACATAAGAATGGCACAAAACTACAACTAAGAAAGCAGTCTGTGCATATGGGTTATTGCAACGAATCGGAGAAGAGGATTCCAGTTAAGaatgaaaataaatgaaagatgCATGATCATGATACTGAATAGATCTCATTATTAGTTTTCAATAAATTTCTTTTGTGCAAAAACATCAACTACGAGAACTAAAGAAATATGCAGTCTGTTTTCTCACCTTATCATTTTTGCAGCACCAAATCCAAGAGTCTCATGAAGCAGATctttaataaatttcttttgTACAGACTGTACAAGCTCAGGGTTGTTATAAATTGCAGGTAGATATGCGTCGCCAGAATCTTTGTTCGCATCCCATAGTCCAAGGAATTTCCTGTCGAAAAGGTTCCAAGTGTTTTCAATTGTCCTCAAAATCCAAGCCTTGTATGCCTGCATCATAAAGCAAATTTCATATAAGACCATGACACCACACCATAACTAAACACTAATAATAGCAAGTCGAACTATGAACCAATCAAGGGCGGAGGTAGAGTATGGCTAGGTTGGGCTATAGCCTAGggtaaattttggaattttagAAAACAGCATGTAGTTTGATAAGCCAAAGTTATCTAATTTTGAAATTAGCACAGCCAATTAGCCTACCtcaaacacaaaaaagaaaaatagcccACCCATATAAACTTTCCTAGCTCCGCCCTTGTAACTATTACTCCATAACTCTCAGGTTTAACATGCTATAGAACAGGCCTTATACAGTCAGAAATATACTGAAACTACATGAAGTTTACTTTTAGTTGCACAAACACCCCTGCTGTTGGATCATCATAAGCCAGGCACATGCATCGGTAGGAAACCATTTTTAAATAACAATAGTAACAATAACTAAATCTAAACTATCTGGCAACCAAAACTGCATCCAGAATTCCAAATACTCGaaatgtattttaaaaaaaacaccACATGTTATATTCCAGAAACAGCAATGCTTTTTGTACTACTGAAACTAAAGCAAATCTCAAATCCACCATCGAATGTGAAGGACAAACTCTGCATCTATTCCTTCTATTCAAATCTCGATCTTACAAAAGCTTATATTTTGATAACTGAATTGAGATCACATTCTTCTCtgatttttaccttttcctcATAATCTAAGAAGTTTCTAAAAATGTCTTAAGAGAATCAAGCTTTTAACTTTACCAGTACTGACCGAAGAGGTGGCCTTCCCTAATTTTTAATCTGTTCTTCAACTTGAACACTCACAAGGCAACCACCGATTTCACTAAAGAAACAGAGCCGGCTTCTTACACTGAAACATCTAGCAGATGTTGCCAACATTTCCAGTCCACAACTATCGAATGGATGGTTATCAAAATACAACATTTCCAGTCTCCACCGGGTTACATTTCAAAAACGAAAAAACATATCACAAACATGAAGGTTGATGAAATTATTTGAGAAATCTGGAGATCAATTTAACATGATAGTTAAGATGATTAGCAAGGTCTTGATAGGTGACACAGGGGAACAATAACAATATACATGTACAGAAATAAATGACTTAACAACAATTTAGAATAATCACATGGAAATACAACATAACAAATTATATGCAAAAGACAAATAACACTGAAAAACAAATAACGTCACAAGAGCTGAAAAACTTGAAAAGAATTCATCAAGAAGAAAAGAATAGTAGAAAGCAACAAGTTAAAGATAATGATTTAAGATGAAATGGACCAGGACATACTTTTCGATCATTCTGGTCATTAGCATGCCCATCTTGTGCATAGAAAGCCAAAATCAAGTTGCCCAGAAAAGCACCAATATCAAAACCCATTGGTCCATAAAATGCAAACTCTGGATCTATAACTTGAGTTGAATCATGAGTCACCATTACAGAACCAGTGTGAAGATCTCCATGTACTAGGGCTTGGGCTCTCTCAGAGAACCTACAGAAGAGGCAATTTGATCGTTCAAATGACAATTAAAATGAAAACATGATATAGAGAGTCATACTGCTACAAAGATTCGATAGTCTCATTACAAGGATTTCAACTCAGCAACTTCAAGCTTCAAAACGTTATCCCCCCGCACAGCCTCAGCATCCGAATCAAGATAAGGAGAAGTCCATCGGTTATATTGAGATACTTTGTAAGGGTCAGAAAAAACAACCTGCTCAGTATGCCTGCATAAATCCATATTGCCACAAAATTCGGCGACTGCAGAAAGTGGACATGAAGACGAGTTATGATATATATACAAAAGCAGATTGTTCATAAGGCAAAACTGAAATGGAATTGAATCTGTACATGATGAAATCAATTTTAGAATACTAAGATTCAAGTCGAGTTCCTTTTCTCAATTCATGCGTTAAACTGAACAGAATTCGACAAGAGATTATCAATCTaagaaattgtttttttttttttaactcattaACTTTCctaatcattttggctaaagtATAAGCGAACCAATTATGAACCATAACTGAAGAACATGGTGCATGATTATTCTCTTCTCTTGCAACCAAATCAAACTATTGGCAGGGTTCAAAACAATACAACTTCTggaataggaccaaaatgttcAACCAATCAAGATCCAGGACAAAAACATCCTTTCAAATGatataagtgtatgatatgattcACAATTTCATATACATTCCGTTCAAAGCATTTCAACATCATGCATTCTATCTCCAACATGTTATAAGAACACAAAAACGTACATGACAACTATGTGAAAGCAAACTAAAATCAACTAAGAGAAAATAcattgataccagcttttttgtGGTCTGTGGTATTGTGATACAGGAGGGATGTAAAGAACAGAGTCTTTGCAATATAGTCGGACATGTGGTCAGCCAGCAAGGGGTACTCAACTCCAGCAATCAACCCTTTTCTCAGTATGATATGCGGGGGCTCCAAATAGCGCATGCTGATCAAAGACATGGTCTGATCGAAATGATACACTTCAGGAACATGATCAGGACTCAAACTTCCATGCTCTTTAAGCGCCAATGCCTCAAAATATGCTCTTTCCTTTGTCATTGGCCATGACTCCCCAATACAACGGATATATGGAAGAGCCTGCAAAACCAATCAACGTATTTCATCAGACGACATTCAAAGCTCACTAATTTTACATTTTCACCCAATCaaagtgaaacaaaaaaaaaaacactcccaTTGGAGTTGAACCCAAGTAAAACATTTTGGAGTTGAACCCaacaaaatttgatctaacaccACAAACGCATTAACATATTTCATCCAAGGACATCAAAAACTCACTGATTTTAATTTTACCCCCATCAAAGTCAAAGTCTAAGAACACAAATTAAACACTTTGGAGTAGGACACCCAACAAAACTTGATCAAATCCCACAAACCCATTACTACCCAAGTGTTGAAAAATCATTAGCTGCTTCGAATCCAATACAATTTGATCAAATATCCAGAACCCATTACTACCCATATGGTGAAAAATTATGTACCTGCTTGATGACGAAAGAACCAGCAGAACCAACGACGATGAAGACGAAGTTGAGATTGCCATCGCCAACTTCATTGATGGTTAAGTTGTCGAACTTGTTGCCGAGCTTAGAAGCGAGAGAAGGCGTGGCTTTTATGTACTCTATGAGGACCTTCTCGTCCAGCGGCCGGAACTCGGAGAAGGCCATGGTGCATCGGCAGCGGCGACGGAGGTGGGTGGAGAGttttttttgtaagttttaATCAATATTCTAAAAATCCTGCCACCGTTCTGATTAATGTTTGAAAAGTAAGAAAGAGCGCAGACTTGCTGAGCGTCTGCCTTGACCATTTAGACATCCGCCCGTTCAGATCCTTTTAGGCACAAGTTTAAGTTGCAATTcacttaaatagaaaataaataacttttattttatattttactttttttcaataaattgtaaaagacttTTTCTATagttaaatgaacacacattatatccttatttcacatgttttcattatgttccgatacttcataatatataagCATTTTACTTTGTAGTTTATAATGaaatatattttatgtataAGTAgatacttatttacatgaaatatgatagatttacttaaattcgtctaGTAAATATTTTATGTATAAGCTCTagcccgccgcccgactagagctttaactttttttaaaaccttgggTTTAATAAGAAAGTGGGACTGAAGAGGTTTGAAAAGCGGTCTGAATAATAACGTTGGAATTTGAGTGCCTTTTCGCCCACTCTCAAATGGTAGTAATACTTACTACGTTTTAAAtgtgtttgaattttgagatttgtgacTATTTACTATAcgaatttcaaaattcaaactcattttctaagatcccacatcgcctaggggagtggatctcgtaagctttatatgtatattctcatctctacctagcacaaggccttttgggagctcactggcttggGGTTttattggaactccgaagttaagcaagttcgcacgagagcaatcccaagataggtgatccactaggaagttctcgtgtgagtttccataAACAAAACCTTGAAGATATGATAGAGGTTCAGAacagacaatattgtgctacggtagagttAAGTCTAGAATGTAATGAAAATTCGAGCCGGGATGTAATGCATTTAATGATGATAAGGAGATGATAAATATACATCATAACTTATAATGGTGAAGAAAAATAATCCTTTCGAATTTGGACGGTGAGAGAGGATTTGTGGACTTTTATGAGccgaaaatagaaaataaaaaatggagaCTCGATAGATTGGTGCAATGAATCTGGTCCGTTTGTGGGTTTTCTCATATTGGTTGAATTGGGATGTGGCGTGGATGGAACCAGATTCCCACAATCTCAGTTATAATATAGGGCCGGATTTTTTTCTTGGGAATTTTAGGAATCTCATGATCGTtaatcgtacatcgtgtgattagaaatgatttgaaatttaaaatttaaaattaaatataaatagtatctaacgaaaactgaccgtacaATGTACGTTGAACGGCTACGATTACGGGATTCCCAGAATCTCGAACAAAAGGATCTAGCAAGGATCATTTTCCATAATATAGTGGGAATAAATCAAACATGtataaaatatgtaaaattTGACCAGTTGGATATAAACATGTAAACGGATCAAATTCAGATTGGATAAACCTTGAcccataattaaattaacgaATTCGATACTTATTTAAAAAATCGGATCTAACTTGTCGATCCATATTGATTAGCATTGAATTCGGATCGATTTGGAACCTTATCGAATttaatttaaaacctaaaaaagaTTAAACATCATTATTAacttcattcttttattatatatttttttttaattaaaattttcacatTGAATAATAAAAGATAGGATATGAGTGTGTTTATTGCAAAAACCTAAACGACCATTACACAAAAGtatacaaaaagataaaaattaataataagttATATTTAATCGGATTGAATTATTATCAGATTGGATCAGCCTTGATGGATATTTAGATCTATTTATATAATTGAATTATCGGATTCGGATCTTATTCAAACACTACAACAAAAATGATCATTGCGCACAATAAATTATATGTCCCTTTGAGGCCAAAAAGCACCAACAATTGTGCTCATAGACCAATAGCAACAGTACAGCAACTAAATTTGTATATGTGCCCTCTATGGGCGCCACCATTGCTAAAAGGGCAATACACTACTTGGTGCTCAAAGAGGCAGGCACAAATAGTCCACTATTTGTGCCGGTTTTTGACAACTTTATCAAAGAACCTTTTCCAGCCATATTGACACTAATATTATAATGCCAACaagaattaaatataaaaaaaatcaaaattaaaaaaactgaaactgaaTTGAGGAAatgcaaaaatttaaattttcataaaatgaaAACAGCCTACAACCATGAAACGGAAAGTAAGCACAAACCATGTTAAGCACCATGTAAGCACATATCAAGAAAATTCCAAACTTTAGAAAGCTACAAAAAGATAGTATAAGTCTTTAATTTGGGAACTCAACATAACAAAGTCAAAAACAATTGAGGAAATAAAGATATGCAGAGATGTACTTATACTGAGAGAGCGGAGCAGTTAGAGACCTACACTTTACAGATTCAAATCTCCTCTTCTTAGAATTAACATGCATTGTACCCTCAAAAATGTTAAAACTACATATTCAGAAATAgaataaaacaaatttgaaatttggaattACAAAAACCATAAACGCTTAACCCATCTTCCTTTCAAAGTTCTCCAAATTTATCTTGGACCTTGCTTCCAATAACACCACAAACACGCCAAATAAGTACTTtacttaaaaattcaaatttcaattctcataattatttgtttaacccatgaaaaataaaactcaaattaagaaaacaaatgaaTAGATCTGATATCAACACTCTTAGCAAGAGTAAGGTAATAGGAATTTCATAAGTTACAACAATGAATTGTAGCTGGGTTCTTAACAGTGCTAAATACTAGCTTTCTTACAGCTTAAATACAGTTTGCCAAAGCTGGAAGCTAGTTGGAAATTAACAGCATCATATCAAGCAATTTGACGAGAGCATACAAAAGCTAGTGGGAAATAAAATTAACTACAAAGGGAAGATTAGGAGAAAATTTGGAAGATACTTGAACAAATAAATCATTTGCCACTTCCAGTACCAGAGCAATTTGACAACAACATATCAAAGTACCACCAGTGCCAATTCATTTAATAGAGATGGAAGAGGAAGCAACAAGGGGCTGGGAGGGTAATGTAGGACTTATGGGTGTTGCATAAGCTGCAGAGACAGAGAAAAGGAAGGAGGAAGCAGATCAAGCTAGAAGTTCCGAACAGGATAAAGAAAGTATCATCTATAGTTTGGTAATCCCATTTGTTTATAGCAGACTTATTTACCATATTTACTTTGacacgatcaattaaaatgACAAGGTTCAGTTCACAGTTAATAAGTTATGCATCAAACCGCACacagaaggaaacaaaaaataaagctGGATGCCAAGCCGCATTGCCACTAAGAAAACAATGTTatatatttgaaagaaaatggatgAACTGTAAAGTGACTATAACTTACAAAACAATATCCATATGCCGAGGAGCATAATGTCCACCGCCTAATCTAAAAAGAACTTTATTCTTATCCTTCTCCCTAGAGCACCAATAATATAGAAAATGAAGTTAGAGAAGCATCAAACTTTGGTTAAAATTGCAAACAAAGACATGAGCTTTTCATGAAAATCAATATACCCGTCCCAGTTTCCAACAACAGCTCCCCCACCAAGCCCAAGTCCTTCCCAAACTAACTGCAAGCCCAGAAATTGCGACCAATTTATTCTCATGAGTTGTTTGTTCTGTTAAACTTCATAAGCTCAAGGTAAACCAGAAACATTACGAAGAGAGGAAaagtatttattaaaaaaaaccaacTGTAGGACGTATCAATGACTTGCTCAAATGATTGAAATCGGTAGTTGTCTACTTGACTAGAGCCATAACTTGTGTTGCATGTTGCCTTTTCCAGTACTCATCCGTGTTGCCTATATCAACCAagtaacataaaaaaaacaataaacccTCAAGTGCATAGTAAAAAATACGAAAAACCATGTCACATATAGAAGCTTCAGACTGAATAACAGCTTTCCAAAGCCAAATATACCATTGGctaataaattaattagtagATATACAACTCAATATTTGTTAATTCATAAAAATAGCCAATCACCTTCCAATCTAAACCTATTCGAAGTGACAGCAGGTCATTTTCCATTCGAAGCAAAAATGGGTCTGTTTGAATCTGAACCAGATCAAATCCCCTTTTGATTATaacccaaaagagaaaaaagctCAGTTCCCTTGTGTTTCAAacgaaccctaaccctaaaattaACCAATACAAGTTCTAAATTGCTACCATTTTACCTGGAACGAAGTGGAAAGGAAGGAATCACATTATGCAAGCACTGAACTGAAGGGAAACTGGGGATGAGATAAGCGTTGAGGCTGAATGATTTGCATATTGTGTGTGAAGGAGAATGATTTCCAGAGTCTATGAGCATGTGTAAACTCGACTAAAGACTTGAGTTGAGACCCACCTATTCGCAGTGTGTGTGAAATTTGAAGGGGAAGgatttgcaaattttgtttctGCATGACTTGAGAATTGAGATGAGAGGCGAGAAAGACAGAGAGAAAGGGAAATAGCAAAATTTGGggaaaatatagagagagaggcTCGGTTCGATTGGGAAAGGGAGAGCCAGAAAGAGAGGAAATGCGAAGGAATTGTGGAGAGGCTGGGTTTGAATGGGGAAACATAGAGATGCGGAATGAAGGAAATAAGGAGAGAGTGAGGCGTCAAGATTGAGAGAAGTGTTTTGTTTAAaacattattttaaaaaaagggCACAAAAAATCTACCTTTactttaaatatattaaattgtaGGACATAGTTACAATTACAGTGTTattgcaaattaataaaaaaaatttcattgctGACATTATAGCCACCAAGGAAGAAAGGCA
This region includes:
- the LOC137728167 gene encoding uncharacterized protein → MANRLKTILPELISPTQNAFVAGRQIQDNIGLAHELYHFLKLRKAPHKFELALKLDMHKAYDQVEWDFLLAVMEKMGFDSRWTRLIMGCISSVNFAILLNGHPGSKFVPARGLRRLIQLIDHYCLASRQQVNKLKYGAFFAGNVPEVLSQELSAILGVGKVGDPGSYLGVLAIWGRSKKCGLAYVKGRLLGKLQGWKQSMLSQAWKRDSLISQFWWGQKGSEKRIHWVSKERLCRSKSDDWLGFRNFEKFKDALLAKQCWRLITEPNTLWPTILKARYFPNCSFLEAKRGRRASWLWSSLLVGRDILLRGAHWQIMNDRDVRVWIERWLPSLPLSSVPVKTRGLGIFHSSNLFCRRETDAILETPIGNPLIWD
- the LOC137728168 gene encoding uncharacterized protein, which translates into the protein MLRRRPLSIFSFCVRGLSYYGLWGALSLRIQREAVTTWVTSSQTTAPPLSVVLVTWTPPSPGFIKLNVDASWEASLGSGFVGVVARNNAGGFLGAGRYSVKAQSVAMAEALAVKIGCELGHQLGWHSVVLEPDSSKTILALRDSPSKGRWEAFPLLQQCIRLGDSFHVCC
- the LOC137729106 gene encoding methylthioribose kinase-like translates to MAFSEFRPLDEKVLIEYIKATPSLASKLGNKFDNLTINEVGDGNLNFVFIVVGSAGSFVIKQALPYIRCIGESWPMTKERAYFEALALKEHGSLSPDHVPEVYHFDQTMSLISMRYLEPPHIILRKGLIAGVEYPLLADHMSDYIAKTLFFTSLLYHNTTDHKKAVAEFCGNMDLCRHTEQVVFSDPYKVSQYNRWTSPYLDSDAEAVRGDNVLKLEVAELKSLFSERAQALVHGDLHTGSVMVTHDSTQVIDPEFAFYGPMGFDIGAFLGNLILAFYAQDGHANDQNDRKAYKAWILRTIENTWNLFDRKFLGLWDANKDSGDAYLPAIYNNPELVQSVQKKFIKDLLHETLGFGAAKMIRRILGVAHVEDFESIADASKRAGCERRALELAKLLLKERKKFHYINEVISAIQQHQ